One stretch of Priestia megaterium DNA includes these proteins:
- the argJ gene encoding bifunctional ornithine acetyltransferase/N-acetylglutamate synthase, whose protein sequence is MITVKQTKEKIKKIENGTIVTPLGFSADGVHAGLRYAKKDLGVIVSDVPANCAAVYTLNAFQAAPLAVTKESVAVEQKLQAIVVNSACANACTGEQGLKDAYQMRNTCAEKLNILPHHVAVASTGVIGELLDMEKIVKGIGLLSPSSNKEKAEEFQTAILTTDTVMKSACYETKIDGKTVTIGGTAKGSGMIHPNMATMLSFITTDAKVEASVLQDALGSITNKSFNQITVDGDTSTNDMVVVLANGKADHKSLTPVHPEWNSFYEALRLTCEDLAKQIARDGEGATKLIEVNVSGAHTNEEANVIAKQIVGSNLVKTAMYGADANWGRIICSVGYSGVALNPETVNVSLGNIQMLENSQPVSFSEEEAKAYLENDTVEVYVDLQQGSGIGKAWGCDLTYDYVKINASYRT, encoded by the coding sequence GTGATTACGGTTAAACAAACGAAAGAAAAGATAAAGAAAATAGAGAACGGTACGATTGTAACGCCGCTAGGTTTTTCAGCAGATGGCGTTCACGCTGGTTTACGTTATGCTAAAAAAGATTTAGGAGTTATTGTAAGCGATGTGCCAGCTAATTGCGCAGCTGTTTACACGCTTAATGCCTTTCAAGCAGCGCCTTTAGCTGTTACAAAAGAAAGTGTAGCGGTGGAGCAGAAGCTGCAAGCGATCGTTGTGAACAGCGCATGTGCAAATGCATGTACTGGAGAACAAGGATTAAAAGATGCATACCAAATGCGAAATACATGTGCAGAAAAGCTTAATATCCTACCTCATCATGTAGCGGTAGCTTCTACAGGTGTAATTGGAGAGCTTCTAGATATGGAAAAAATCGTGAAAGGCATTGGGTTATTAAGTCCTTCGTCGAACAAAGAAAAAGCAGAAGAATTTCAAACGGCTATTTTAACAACAGATACAGTGATGAAGTCAGCTTGCTATGAAACAAAAATTGACGGCAAAACGGTTACAATTGGCGGCACAGCGAAAGGATCAGGCATGATTCACCCAAATATGGCTACGATGCTTAGCTTTATAACAACGGATGCTAAAGTTGAAGCTTCAGTGCTACAAGATGCGCTGGGTTCTATTACAAATAAAAGCTTTAATCAAATTACAGTGGATGGTGATACGTCAACCAACGATATGGTCGTTGTTTTAGCAAATGGCAAAGCTGATCACAAATCGCTTACACCAGTTCATCCTGAATGGAATTCGTTTTATGAAGCACTGCGCTTGACGTGTGAAGATTTAGCCAAACAAATTGCACGCGACGGTGAAGGAGCAACAAAACTAATTGAAGTAAACGTATCTGGTGCTCATACAAACGAAGAAGCAAATGTGATTGCTAAACAAATTGTGGGCTCGAACCTAGTGAAAACGGCAATGTATGGAGCCGATGCTAATTGGGGACGAATTATTTGTTCAGTTGGGTACAGCGGAGTAGCGCTTAATCCAGAAACAGTGAATGTTTCGTTAGGCAATATCCAGATGTTAGAAAACAGTCAGCCTGTTTCATTTAGTGAAGAAGAAGCAAAGGCTTATTTAGAAAATGATACGGTCGAAGTCTATGTTGACTTGCAGCAGGGAAGTGGAATTGGCAAGGCGTGGGGCTGCGATTTGACTTACGATTATGTCAAAATCAACGCCAGTTATCGAACGTAA
- a CDS encoding Crp/Fnr family transcriptional regulator produces MMNITTDSFSNELQQFFMNFDHKISFKKGDFLFQEGSTSTHLFFITSGAVQVGKVTPEGRELTLQLASSGDLVGEVMLFCGSTPHMLQAKAIEPCTAISIQKRVLENELAQYPALSMEYMKWMGLQIKRMQTKFRDLILNGKKGALYSTLIRMSNSFGVMKPNGILLNVTLTNQEIANLCGTSREVVNRMLAELRKNEVISMADGKIIIHKLSFLKKEIDCEDCPVELCRIE; encoded by the coding sequence ATGATGAACATCACAACGGATTCTTTTTCAAATGAGCTGCAGCAATTTTTTATGAACTTTGATCATAAAATTTCGTTTAAAAAAGGTGACTTTCTCTTTCAAGAAGGTTCGACTTCAACTCATTTATTTTTTATTACGTCAGGGGCCGTGCAAGTAGGTAAAGTGACGCCGGAAGGACGCGAGCTGACGCTTCAGCTGGCGAGTTCAGGAGACTTAGTCGGGGAAGTCATGCTGTTTTGCGGATCTACTCCCCATATGCTTCAAGCAAAAGCTATTGAACCTTGTACGGCAATCAGTATTCAAAAACGGGTGTTAGAAAACGAACTAGCACAATACCCTGCTCTTTCTATGGAGTACATGAAGTGGATGGGACTACAAATTAAGCGAATGCAGACAAAATTTAGAGACTTGATTCTAAATGGAAAAAAAGGAGCTCTCTATTCCACTCTTATTCGCATGTCCAATAGTTTTGGGGTAATGAAGCCAAATGGTATTTTATTAAACGTAACTTTGACCAATCAAGAAATCGCTAATCTATGCGGAACATCCCGAGAAGTGGTCAATCGCATGCTCGCTGAGTTGCGAAAAAATGAAGTAATTTCAATGGCAGATGGAAAAATTATCATTCATAAGCTCTCTTTCTTAAAGAAAGAAATAGACTGCGAGGACTGCCCTGTAGAATTGTGCAGAATTGAATAA
- a CDS encoding Cof-type HAD-IIB family hydrolase codes for MRNDQHLIALDLDGTLLTNEKTISPKTKRVLEKAKQKGHVVMIATGRPYRSSAMYYSELDLSTPIVNFNGALVHHPLQPNFGTHHEPLNRNTVHEIVTAMQDYRINNIMAEVQDDVYLHFEDRKLMDVLSLGDPKLQTGDLRHTLQHDPTSILIHADEEHVQDIRSHLSDVHAEVLEHRRWGAPWHVVEIVKKGLNKAVGLERVANHYQIPRERIIAFGDEDNDFEMIKFAGHGIAMENGISELKQLAREVTKSNENDGIAYYLEKTLNL; via the coding sequence ATGAGAAACGATCAGCACTTAATTGCATTAGATCTAGATGGAACATTATTAACGAATGAAAAAACCATTTCACCTAAAACAAAACGAGTATTAGAAAAAGCCAAACAAAAAGGCCATGTTGTGATGATTGCGACTGGAAGGCCATATCGTTCCAGTGCTATGTACTACAGCGAATTAGATTTATCCACGCCTATCGTAAACTTTAATGGAGCGCTTGTCCATCATCCCCTTCAGCCTAATTTTGGCACGCATCACGAACCTTTAAACCGAAACACTGTTCACGAGATTGTGACGGCTATGCAAGACTATCGCATCAACAACATCATGGCGGAAGTACAAGATGATGTGTATCTTCATTTTGAAGATCGAAAATTAATGGATGTACTTAGCCTAGGGGATCCTAAATTACAAACAGGTGATTTGCGACACACGCTGCAGCACGATCCAACGTCTATTTTAATTCATGCAGATGAAGAACATGTACAAGATATACGCTCTCACCTTTCAGATGTTCATGCAGAAGTACTAGAGCACAGACGCTGGGGAGCACCTTGGCATGTTGTTGAAATTGTAAAAAAAGGACTTAATAAAGCGGTAGGTCTTGAGCGCGTAGCTAATCATTATCAAATTCCACGCGAACGAATTATTGCGTTTGGAGATGAAGATAATGATTTTGAAATGATTAAATTTGCAGGTCACGGTATCGCCATGGAAAATGGTATTAGCGAATTAAAACAGCTAGCGCGTGAAGTAACAAAATCGAATGAAAATGATGGTATTGCTTATTATTTGGAAAAAACGTTAAATTTATAA
- the argC gene encoding N-acetyl-gamma-glutamyl-phosphate reductase gives MKEYKVGIVGATGYGGVELIRLLANHPHFHVYAVYSSSQDGMELAEVYPHLSNTVYTLQDINPKNMAEELDLVFTATPSGVSSKLVPQLIEEGIKVVDLSGDFRLKTETLYEKWYKKPAAAEAFLQQSVYGLSEWFADEVESSTFVANPGCYPTATLLGLAPLVSKQMVKSNSIIIDAKSGISGAGRGLSQMAHYAEINENMKIYKVNQHQHIPEIESILEKWDEEIGYVTFSTHLVPMTRGIMSTIYAELSEESSVQELHQLYVGTYQNSPFVRVRKAGEFPSTKEVSASNYCDIGIAFDERTKRVTIVSVIDNLVKGAAGQAIQNANIMMGFEQQTGIGLLPVFP, from the coding sequence ATGAAAGAATATAAGGTAGGAATTGTTGGAGCAACAGGGTATGGAGGAGTAGAACTGATTCGTTTGTTAGCGAATCACCCACATTTTCATGTTTATGCAGTTTATTCATCCTCCCAGGATGGGATGGAACTAGCAGAAGTTTATCCTCACCTTTCTAATACTGTATATACACTGCAAGATATAAACCCTAAGAACATGGCTGAAGAATTAGATTTAGTGTTTACAGCAACTCCGTCCGGTGTTTCTAGCAAACTTGTACCTCAATTAATAGAAGAAGGAATAAAAGTGGTAGATCTATCTGGAGATTTTAGATTAAAAACAGAAACGCTTTATGAAAAATGGTACAAAAAGCCTGCTGCAGCCGAAGCGTTTTTACAACAGTCTGTGTATGGATTATCAGAATGGTTTGCAGACGAAGTCGAAAGCAGTACGTTCGTTGCGAACCCGGGTTGTTATCCAACAGCTACACTGCTTGGGCTAGCTCCCCTTGTTAGTAAACAAATGGTGAAATCAAACTCTATTATCATTGATGCAAAGTCCGGAATTTCAGGAGCAGGACGCGGTCTTTCGCAAATGGCTCATTACGCTGAAATCAATGAAAATATGAAAATATACAAAGTTAATCAACATCAGCATATCCCAGAAATCGAATCTATTTTAGAAAAGTGGGATGAGGAAATTGGCTATGTTACGTTCAGTACGCACTTAGTTCCAATGACGCGGGGGATTATGAGTACGATATACGCTGAACTTTCTGAAGAGAGCTCAGTACAAGAGCTTCATCAGCTATATGTAGGTACATATCAAAACTCCCCGTTCGTTCGCGTTCGAAAAGCTGGTGAATTTCCGTCTACTAAAGAAGTAAGTGCATCAAATTATTGCGATATTGGTATTGCATTTGACGAACGAACAAAGCGTGTCACGATTGTTTCTGTCATTGATAACTTAGTTAAAGGGGCAGCCGGTCAGGCCATTCAAAATGCCAATATCATGATGGGATTTGAACAGCAAACGGGTATTGGACTACTGCCTGTCTTCCCATAA
- a CDS encoding DUF3813 family protein codes for MKNSLFGQVKDAIRNAVSGHSEDQLHRQKHSNGELDISEGVLNSIASNASPEEQEQLKQFQNSLHQAYDTDGESHSQEKSADITSDTLSHIVQNASPEEKAQLEQLQNTLEGGHSHDHGEAHTSSESVAADILSHAQQNASPEEQNQLQQLQNTLGAAGQNQQPSQAHTSAASDENIAADMLSHAQQNASPEEQAQLQELSKDLKGTH; via the coding sequence ATGAAAAATTCACTTTTTGGCCAAGTAAAAGATGCGATTCGAAATGCAGTATCCGGCCATTCAGAAGATCAGCTTCACCGTCAAAAGCACAGCAATGGTGAGCTTGATATTTCAGAAGGCGTATTAAATAGTATTGCTTCTAACGCTTCTCCAGAGGAGCAAGAACAGCTGAAGCAATTCCAAAATTCATTACATCAAGCGTATGATACAGATGGAGAATCACATTCACAAGAGAAAAGCGCAGATATTACGTCGGATACGCTGTCTCATATCGTTCAGAATGCTTCTCCAGAAGAGAAGGCTCAGCTAGAACAGCTTCAAAACACTTTAGAAGGCGGTCATTCTCACGATCACGGTGAAGCTCACACGTCCAGTGAGAGCGTTGCAGCTGATATATTGTCTCATGCACAGCAAAATGCTTCACCTGAAGAACAAAATCAGCTTCAGCAGCTTCAGAATACATTGGGAGCTGCTGGTCAAAATCAGCAGCCCTCTCAGGCTCATACGTCTGCAGCTTCTGATGAAAACATTGCAGCTGATATGCTATCTCATGCGCAGCAAAATGCTTCACCTGAAGAACAAGCTCAGCTTCAAGAGCTTTCTAAGGACTTAAAAGGTACACATTAA
- a CDS encoding YitT family protein: MWLETKKAIVVLVGALLNALALNLFLIPANVYSSGFTGVAQLVSSIVTDYTPFTISTGVLLLLLNIPVTILGWKKVGKSFTVYSFISVAATTLFLGIIPIQALSKDIILNAVFGGVILAVGVGITLKFGASTGGLDIIALILSRVKDRPIGTYMFILNAIIIVLAGLLYGAEKSLYTLVTLYTTTRVIDVIHTRHVKLTAMIVTKKGVELRKAIHAKLVRGITAVPAKGGFTNEDKEMLMIVLTRYELFDLERVIKEVDPKAFTNIVQTTGIFGLFRKD; this comes from the coding sequence ATGTGGCTTGAAACAAAAAAAGCGATAGTCGTCTTGGTAGGAGCATTATTGAATGCGCTTGCGCTCAACTTGTTTTTGATACCTGCTAATGTATATTCGAGCGGCTTTACAGGAGTAGCGCAGCTTGTTTCGAGTATCGTGACAGATTACACCCCTTTTACTATTTCCACTGGAGTGCTGCTGTTGTTGTTAAATATTCCTGTAACTATTTTAGGGTGGAAAAAAGTTGGGAAGTCATTTACTGTTTACAGCTTTATCAGCGTTGCTGCAACAACTTTGTTTCTTGGAATTATTCCTATTCAAGCACTTTCTAAAGACATCATCCTTAACGCAGTTTTTGGAGGCGTTATTTTAGCGGTAGGGGTAGGAATTACGTTAAAATTTGGAGCTTCAACTGGTGGGCTCGATATTATTGCCCTGATTTTGTCTCGAGTAAAAGACCGACCAATTGGCACTTATATGTTCATATTAAATGCAATTATTATCGTGCTAGCAGGTCTTTTATATGGTGCTGAGAAGTCACTCTATACGCTTGTGACGCTTTATACGACCACTCGCGTCATTGATGTTATTCATACGCGTCATGTCAAACTCACAGCAATGATCGTAACGAAAAAAGGAGTGGAGCTAAGAAAGGCAATTCACGCCAAACTCGTGCGAGGGATTACGGCGGTACCGGCTAAAGGCGGCTTTACAAACGAAGATAAAGAAATGCTAATGATTGTTTTGACTAGATATGAATTATTTGACTTGGAACGAGTAATTAAAGAGGTAGATCCTAAGGCATTTACCAATATCGTTCAGACAACGGGAATCTTTGGTTTATTTCGCAAGGATTAA
- the argB gene encoding acetylglutamate kinase yields MSNEKIVVVKCGGSIVNQLKSAFFESIQQLKASGYQIIVVHGGGPDIQDTLTKLHIETEFVDGLRKTSKEALEVVTMVLAGKVNKQLVKDLQKANLKAVGLSGIDGLLLKAEAIDVERLGYVGEVKGVNDTLLKQLTDSQYIPVISSIGADEEGNSYNINADVAAGAVAQAVNAEKLMFVTDVKGVLKDGTLLPELTKSEIDGLIEKKVIYGGMIPKVTSAVNALSPLLEEVHIISGIDGFLDKEGKMIGTAIKYSGKGGEGSDECIVSNISTV; encoded by the coding sequence ATGAGCAATGAAAAAATCGTCGTTGTAAAATGCGGAGGCAGCATTGTCAATCAGTTAAAAAGCGCTTTTTTTGAAAGTATTCAGCAGTTAAAAGCGAGTGGATATCAGATCATTGTTGTGCACGGAGGCGGGCCTGATATTCAAGATACGCTTACCAAACTTCACATTGAAACGGAATTTGTAGATGGGCTTCGAAAAACGTCCAAAGAAGCATTAGAAGTTGTGACTATGGTATTAGCAGGCAAGGTTAATAAGCAGCTTGTAAAAGATCTACAAAAAGCGAATTTAAAAGCGGTAGGACTATCAGGAATTGATGGATTATTGCTTAAAGCAGAGGCTATTGATGTGGAACGTCTAGGTTACGTTGGAGAAGTAAAAGGCGTAAACGATACATTATTAAAACAACTAACTGACAGTCAGTATATTCCAGTTATTTCTTCCATTGGAGCAGATGAAGAAGGTAATAGCTATAATATTAACGCTGACGTGGCAGCCGGAGCCGTTGCACAAGCAGTAAATGCTGAAAAGCTGATGTTTGTAACGGATGTAAAAGGAGTGCTAAAGGATGGAACATTGCTTCCTGAACTTACAAAGTCAGAGATTGATGGACTTATTGAAAAAAAAGTAATTTACGGCGGAATGATTCCGAAAGTGACATCAGCGGTAAATGCGTTATCTCCTTTACTTGAAGAAGTTCATATTATTAGCGGAATTGACGGATTTTTAGACAAGGAAGGAAAGATGATTGGTACAGCAATTAAATATAGTGGAAAAGGTGGAGAAGGTAGCGATGAGTGCATTGTTTCCAACATATCAACGGTTTGA
- a CDS encoding carbamoyl phosphate synthase small subunit, whose amino-acid sequence MNGYLHLANGDSFAGHIEHTATHQAEGEIVFFTGMTGYQEVVTDPSYKDQIIVFTYPLIGNYGINEKDYESKKPHVAGVVVYECSDEGFHYEAMYSFKQYLKKWNIPLITHVDTRAVVKRIRKEGTMQSAFSASAEPPAFTAECDGYVVKEVSTKEPVTYGNGEKHVVLMDFGYKKSILQELLNRECKVTVVPYSTSPSKVKELQPDGIVLSNGPGDPTQVSSQLDELKEIISAYPTLGICFGHQLIGLAFGAQTKKLAFGHRGANQPVIDLTTNKVCMTSQNHSYVVDEQTIASTPLSVRFKNVNDGSVEGLMHKDLPVMSVQYHPEAHPGPSDSTYIFDEFMTKVQQVGSGKVYA is encoded by the coding sequence ATGAACGGATATTTACACTTAGCAAACGGCGATTCGTTTGCCGGACACATTGAACATACAGCAACGCACCAGGCAGAAGGAGAAATTGTTTTCTTTACTGGAATGACTGGTTATCAAGAAGTTGTGACTGATCCATCTTACAAAGATCAAATTATCGTCTTTACGTACCCTTTGATTGGGAACTATGGTATCAATGAAAAAGATTATGAGAGCAAAAAGCCTCACGTAGCAGGCGTTGTCGTATACGAATGTTCAGATGAAGGGTTCCATTACGAAGCGATGTACAGCTTTAAACAATATTTAAAGAAATGGAACATTCCGCTTATTACACATGTGGATACGAGAGCGGTCGTAAAACGAATTCGAAAAGAAGGTACGATGCAATCTGCCTTTTCGGCATCTGCTGAGCCGCCAGCGTTTACTGCTGAATGCGATGGATATGTAGTAAAAGAAGTATCAACAAAAGAACCTGTTACTTATGGTAACGGTGAGAAACACGTTGTATTAATGGACTTTGGCTATAAAAAATCAATTTTACAAGAGCTGTTAAATCGAGAGTGCAAAGTAACGGTTGTTCCTTATTCTACAAGCCCTTCAAAAGTAAAAGAGCTGCAGCCGGATGGCATTGTCTTATCAAACGGACCTGGAGATCCAACTCAAGTGAGCAGTCAGCTGGATGAATTAAAAGAAATTATTTCAGCTTATCCAACTTTGGGAATTTGCTTTGGCCATCAGTTAATTGGGCTCGCTTTTGGAGCACAAACCAAAAAGCTGGCGTTCGGTCACCGAGGAGCTAATCAGCCTGTAATTGATTTAACGACTAACAAAGTGTGTATGACGTCTCAAAACCATAGCTATGTAGTAGACGAACAGACGATTGCGTCTACGCCTTTAAGCGTTCGGTTTAAAAATGTGAATGACGGATCGGTTGAAGGTTTAATGCATAAAGATCTTCCTGTTATGTCGGTTCAATATCATCCAGAAGCACATCCTGGACCAAGTGACAGCACGTATATCTTTGATGAATTTATGACGAAAGTACAGCAAGTAGGGAGCGGAAAAGTATATGCCTAA
- a CDS encoding metal-sulfur cluster assembly factor: MEKQLEDKIMESLEEVIDPELGVDIVNLGLVYGVEMEENNTVIVTMTLTSIGCPLAGVIGEQVKKQLISLEEVENVEVNITFNPPWDKDRMTRYAKIALGVQ; encoded by the coding sequence GTGGAGAAACAGTTAGAAGATAAAATCATGGAATCACTAGAAGAAGTGATTGATCCAGAGCTTGGCGTTGATATCGTAAATTTAGGCTTAGTGTACGGTGTAGAAATGGAAGAGAACAACACGGTCATCGTTACGATGACGTTAACTTCCATCGGCTGCCCGCTAGCTGGTGTGATTGGCGAACAAGTGAAAAAACAATTAATTTCGCTTGAAGAAGTAGAAAATGTAGAAGTGAATATCACATTTAATCCGCCATGGGATAAAGATCGCATGACGCGCTACGCTAAAATTGCATTAGGTGTTCAATAA
- a CDS encoding acetylornithine transaminase yields the protein MSALFPTYQRFDIHVEEAQGTKLIDNKGNEYLDFISGIAVCNVGHRHPDVQKAVEEQLNKVWHVSNLFHQSIQEDVAGKLVEHSNGDAVFFCNSGAEANEAAIKLARKYTQKHKIITFTKSFHGRTFATMTATGQAKIHDGFGPLVNEFVYVPYNDEEALKQEMDDSVAAIMVEVIQGEGGVVPGTEAFLLTIQELCKKHEALFIVDEVQTGIGRTGKPFAYQHFNLSPDIITAAKGLGSGMPVGAMIGKGYLKEAFGPGTHGTTFGGNPIALASAKATLNIIFNEAFLAEVTEKSLYFTNALKNSVADYSFVTDVRGKGFMIGIECGEHQSALLAAMREKGLLALGAGPHVVRLLPPLTVTREELDQAIHIIEEAFSQTKITS from the coding sequence ATGAGTGCATTGTTTCCAACATATCAACGGTTTGATATTCATGTGGAAGAGGCGCAAGGAACAAAATTAATAGATAACAAAGGAAATGAGTATTTAGATTTTATTTCAGGTATCGCTGTTTGTAACGTAGGTCATCGTCATCCTGATGTTCAAAAAGCGGTCGAAGAGCAGTTAAATAAAGTATGGCACGTGTCAAATTTATTTCATCAATCGATTCAAGAAGACGTAGCAGGTAAGCTTGTGGAACATTCAAATGGTGATGCAGTATTTTTTTGTAACAGCGGTGCAGAAGCCAACGAAGCGGCGATTAAATTAGCGCGCAAGTACACGCAAAAACATAAAATCATTACGTTTACAAAATCATTTCATGGACGTACATTTGCTACAATGACAGCTACAGGGCAGGCAAAAATTCATGATGGCTTCGGTCCTCTTGTTAATGAGTTTGTTTATGTGCCATACAATGATGAAGAAGCATTAAAACAGGAAATGGATGACAGCGTAGCAGCAATTATGGTTGAAGTCATTCAAGGAGAAGGCGGAGTGGTTCCAGGAACCGAAGCATTTTTATTAACCATTCAAGAGCTGTGTAAAAAGCACGAAGCACTGTTTATAGTCGATGAAGTGCAAACTGGAATCGGCAGAACAGGAAAACCGTTCGCTTATCAGCATTTTAACCTGTCACCAGATATTATTACAGCAGCCAAAGGGTTAGGAAGCGGAATGCCGGTTGGTGCGATGATTGGAAAAGGCTATCTCAAAGAAGCGTTTGGACCTGGTACTCACGGAACAACCTTTGGAGGAAACCCAATTGCATTAGCTTCAGCCAAAGCAACCTTAAACATTATTTTTAATGAAGCATTTTTGGCAGAGGTTACAGAAAAAAGCCTTTATTTTACCAATGCTTTGAAAAATAGCGTAGCAGATTATTCATTTGTAACGGATGTTCGCGGAAAAGGTTTTATGATTGGAATTGAATGCGGAGAACATCAGTCGGCATTGCTTGCAGCTATGCGTGAAAAAGGGTTGCTAGCACTGGGAGCAGGACCGCATGTAGTACGATTGCTGCCGCCTTTAACTGTAACCAGAGAAGAGTTGGACCAAGCGATTCATATCATTGAAGAAGCGTTTAGCCAAACAAAAATTACTTCATAA
- a CDS encoding CvfB family protein, producing the protein MNVEAGMKAYLTVNRETPIGYMLAEGEEEILLHKNETTRELAEGEEVEVFLYLDQHDRLTATMHLPLVEEGVYEWVEVVDVNPGLGVFVNIGMNKDMLIGSTDLPALEDLWPEVGNKVYCTMKISKRGKMYGKIATDDVMKAMALDAPPELFNREVSGYIYRVLRVGSFIMTDEGYVGFIHESERRKEPKLGTYVTGRVINVKEDGTLNVSLLPRKQESMDEDAQVLYDYMESRGGVMPFWDKSYPEDIRERFNMSKAAFKRALGKLMKEGKVYQEEGWTYFKKEEN; encoded by the coding sequence ATGAATGTAGAAGCTGGGATGAAAGCGTATTTAACAGTAAACCGGGAAACGCCGATTGGTTATATGTTAGCAGAAGGTGAAGAAGAAATTTTGCTACATAAAAATGAAACAACAAGAGAACTTGCTGAAGGAGAAGAAGTAGAAGTTTTTCTATACCTTGATCAGCATGACCGTTTAACGGCAACGATGCACTTACCTCTTGTTGAAGAAGGTGTTTATGAGTGGGTCGAGGTCGTAGATGTTAATCCAGGTTTGGGCGTGTTTGTAAATATCGGCATGAACAAAGATATGTTAATTGGTTCAACAGACTTACCTGCGCTAGAAGATCTGTGGCCAGAAGTCGGAAACAAGGTTTACTGTACAATGAAGATTTCAAAGCGCGGTAAGATGTACGGAAAAATTGCTACAGACGATGTGATGAAAGCAATGGCATTAGATGCTCCGCCCGAACTTTTTAATCGTGAAGTGAGCGGATACATCTATCGCGTACTGCGCGTAGGTTCATTTATTATGACAGATGAAGGATATGTTGGATTTATTCATGAAAGCGAGAGACGCAAAGAACCAAAGCTTGGTACGTATGTAACAGGCCGCGTAATTAATGTAAAAGAAGACGGAACGCTAAACGTATCGCTTCTTCCGCGCAAGCAAGAAAGCATGGATGAAGATGCACAAGTACTATACGATTACATGGAAAGCCGCGGTGGCGTTATGCCATTTTGGGATAAAAGCTATCCGGAAGATATTCGTGAGCGCTTTAATATGAGTAAAGCTGCGTTCAAACGTGCGCTTGGTAAACTGATGAAAGAAGGAAAAGTTTATCAAGAAGAAGGATGGACATATTTTAAAAAAGAAGAAAACTAA
- a CDS encoding DUF3941 domain-containing protein produces MPKTSDNDKKAKDNNAKLHEKNLQAKHNRELGKHSFSKKTDHL; encoded by the coding sequence ATGCCAAAAACGAGCGATAACGATAAAAAAGCAAAAGATAATAACGCAAAGCTTCACGAAAAGAATCTGCAAGCTAAGCATAACCGTGAGCTTGGAAAACATTCATTTTCTAAAAAAACTGATCACTTATAA
- a CDS encoding DegV family protein — protein sequence MSIKLLTDSASDLPLSFFQENNVGFLPLRVSLDNQEFLDLQTIEPASVYEAIRKGKMPKTSQAAPTTMYEVFEDIAKSGDSCVYLAFSSELSGTYQTAMMIREELLEKYPDFQLEIIDTKCASLGQGVVTYYAAQLLQQNLSLVEMTEKIKQYALHMEHIFTVDDLDFLAQGGRVSKASAFVGGLLNIKPLLHVEDGKLIPIEKIRGRKKVFKRMLDVMEERGKNLSSQIIGISHGDDLETALQLKEMIQERFGTKHFIINIIGAAIGSHSGPGTIAVFFLNETIE from the coding sequence ATGTCAATTAAACTTTTAACCGATAGTGCAAGCGATTTGCCTTTATCCTTTTTTCAAGAAAATAACGTTGGTTTTTTACCGCTTCGCGTAAGCCTGGATAATCAAGAATTTTTAGATCTACAAACGATTGAGCCAGCTTCTGTCTACGAAGCCATCCGTAAAGGCAAGATGCCAAAAACATCTCAAGCGGCTCCAACTACTATGTATGAAGTCTTTGAGGACATAGCTAAATCAGGTGATTCGTGCGTTTATTTAGCTTTTTCTTCAGAATTATCCGGTACATATCAAACAGCAATGATGATTCGAGAAGAACTCCTAGAAAAGTATCCCGATTTCCAATTAGAGATAATCGATACGAAATGTGCATCTCTTGGCCAGGGAGTAGTTACTTATTATGCAGCACAATTACTACAACAAAACCTCTCACTAGTAGAGATGACAGAAAAAATAAAACAATACGCGCTGCATATGGAACATATTTTTACGGTCGATGACTTAGATTTTCTTGCTCAAGGAGGACGCGTGAGCAAAGCTTCTGCTTTTGTAGGAGGTCTGCTTAATATTAAGCCGCTGCTTCATGTGGAAGATGGAAAATTGATTCCAATCGAAAAAATCCGCGGCCGTAAAAAAGTATTTAAGCGCATGCTTGATGTAATGGAAGAGCGAGGAAAAAACCTCTCTTCTCAAATCATTGGAATTAGCCATGGAGATGATTTAGAAACAGCTCTTCAGCTGAAAGAGATGATTCAAGAACGTTTTGGGACCAAACATTTTATTATTAATATTATTGGTGCAGCCATAGGTTCTCACTCTGGCCCAGGGACGATTGCAGTCTTCTTTTTGAACGAAACCATCGAATAA